From Candidatus Pedobacter colombiensis, one genomic window encodes:
- a CDS encoding glycosyltransferase, whose product MDFENDIIIISQQPWDTEIGSNCKDIALELSKTNRVLYINSPLDRITLVRDRNDQKIKRRIDVINGRENGLIQIKDNLWNYYPDCIVESINWLNSHFLFNLINRFNNLKFSSSIKKALKQLNFKNFILFNDNEMFKGFYLKEFLKPELSIYYSRDYMIGVDYWKKHGVKLEARLIAKSDLCFSNSEYLAEYCRKFNQNSFNVGQGCDVEDFVNIRTKVPEDLKNLERKTIGYVGSLNSERLDIQVIERISDSFPECYIVLVGPEDDQFKSSKLHQSENVIFIGLKPVNDLPAYINSFDVCINPQLINQITIGNYPRKIDEYLAMGKAVVATKTTTMDFFADFVYLAETSLDYISLIKVALEEDDEILKDKRKAFALTHTWPESVKVMSMEIKKMLKVL is encoded by the coding sequence ATGGATTTTGAAAATGATATAATAATTATTAGCCAACAGCCATGGGATACTGAAATTGGTAGTAATTGTAAGGATATTGCCCTCGAGTTAAGTAAAACCAATAGAGTATTGTATATAAATTCTCCATTAGATAGAATTACACTTGTCAGAGATCGAAATGATCAAAAAATTAAAAGGAGAATCGATGTAATTAATGGAAGGGAGAATGGTTTGATTCAGATTAAAGATAATTTATGGAATTATTACCCTGATTGTATAGTCGAATCTATTAATTGGTTAAATAGTCATTTTTTGTTTAATCTGATAAACCGATTTAATAATTTAAAATTTTCTTCATCGATAAAAAAGGCACTTAAGCAACTCAATTTTAAAAATTTCATTTTATTTAATGATAATGAGATGTTTAAAGGATTTTATCTGAAGGAATTTTTGAAGCCTGAGCTAAGTATTTATTATTCCAGAGATTATATGATAGGTGTTGACTACTGGAAAAAACATGGCGTAAAACTAGAGGCACGTTTAATTGCGAAAAGTGATTTATGTTTTAGCAATTCAGAATATCTTGCTGAGTATTGCAGGAAATTTAATCAAAATTCATTTAATGTCGGGCAGGGCTGTGATGTTGAAGATTTTGTTAATATTAGAACTAAGGTTCCTGAGGATTTAAAAAATCTTGAAAGAAAGACAATAGGGTATGTAGGTTCGCTCAATAGTGAACGATTGGACATTCAGGTTATCGAGCGTATTTCAGATAGTTTTCCTGAATGTTATATAGTGCTGGTTGGTCCGGAAGATGATCAATTTAAATCCAGTAAATTACATCAATCAGAAAATGTTATTTTTATTGGTCTAAAACCGGTTAATGACCTGCCAGCTTATATTAATTCATTTGACGTGTGTATTAACCCTCAATTAATAAACCAAATTACAATTGGTAATTACCCAAGGAAAATAGACGAGTATTTAGCTATGGGAAAGGCTGTTGTTGCAACCAAGACGACAACAATGGATTTTTTTGCTGACTTTGTATACCTAGCCGAAACGTCACTTGATTATATTTCGTTAATTAAAGTTGCCTTAGAAGAAGATGATGAAATTTTGAAAGACAAAAGGAAAGCGTTTGCCCTAACTCATACCTGGCCTGAAAGTGTGAAAGTAATGTCTATGGAAATCAAGAAAATGCTTAAAGTTTTGTAA
- a CDS encoding glycosyltransferase, translated as MIIYVSINWFLFLFIILQCAICFYLVYPFILYFICLFKGLKKDTGISSGYQADYAVIVTAYEQTDLIQSVVNSLLGVNYTNYLIYVVADNCDVSALLFSDPRVILLRPETTLASNVKSHFYAIDNFKRAHERLTIIDSDNLVCVEYLNELNKLFDQGFYAVQGVRKAKNLNTQYACLDEAGDIYYRFIDRKLLFEAGSSASLAGSGMAFTTAIYKACLADLQISGAGFDKILQYELLKRRLTIALAEKAIVYDEKTAKSDQLVKQRARWINTWFKFFVLGLKMNLTSLGKRNLNQFLFSLMLLRPPLFLLLMLCGIFCLLDIFIFPELLIGWIAGSGLFVFIFFNALNYFQADERIYKSLKNAPKFIYYQLLALLKANKANMLSVATKHEYQSKIEDIKP; from the coding sequence ATGATTATTTATGTCTCTATAAATTGGTTCCTTTTTTTATTTATCATTTTGCAATGTGCAATCTGCTTTTATCTGGTATATCCTTTTATTTTATATTTCATTTGCTTATTTAAAGGTCTTAAGAAAGATACTGGTATTTCTTCTGGATATCAGGCTGATTATGCAGTAATTGTTACAGCATATGAACAAACCGATCTGATTCAATCTGTAGTCAATTCTTTACTTGGTGTTAATTATACCAATTACTTAATTTATGTTGTAGCTGATAATTGTGATGTATCTGCACTATTGTTCTCTGATCCACGGGTAATCCTGTTAAGACCCGAAACTACACTAGCGAGTAATGTTAAGTCTCATTTTTATGCAATAGACAATTTTAAAAGAGCGCATGAAAGACTTACAATTATTGATAGCGATAATTTAGTGTGTGTAGAATATCTAAACGAACTAAATAAATTATTCGATCAAGGATTTTATGCTGTTCAAGGGGTACGAAAAGCTAAAAATTTAAATACTCAGTATGCTTGTCTTGACGAAGCCGGCGATATTTATTATAGGTTTATTGATAGAAAACTATTATTTGAGGCTGGATCCTCTGCATCTTTAGCTGGTTCTGGAATGGCTTTTACTACTGCTATTTATAAAGCATGTTTAGCAGATTTGCAAATTAGTGGCGCCGGTTTTGATAAAATTTTACAGTATGAGCTCCTCAAGAGAAGATTGACTATTGCTCTTGCTGAAAAGGCAATAGTTTATGATGAAAAAACGGCAAAATCAGACCAGCTAGTTAAACAAAGGGCCAGATGGATCAATACATGGTTTAAATTTTTTGTTCTTGGTCTTAAAATGAATTTAACATCTTTAGGCAAGAGAAACTTAAATCAGTTTCTTTTTAGTTTGATGCTTTTGCGTCCCCCCTTGTTTTTGCTTCTAATGTTATGTGGTATATTTTGTCTTTTAGATATTTTTATTTTTCCAGAACTGCTTATTGGATGGATCGCAGGTAGCGGACTTTTTGTTTTTATTTTTTTTAATGCTTTGAATTATTTTCAGGCTGATGAAAGGATTTATAAATCATTAAAAAATGCACCCAAATTTATATATTATCAGTTATTAGCTTTACTAAAAGCTAATAAAGCCAATATGCTATCAGTAGCTACAAAACATGAATACCAATCTAAAATTGAAGATATAAAACCTTAG